One window of Dromaius novaehollandiae isolate bDroNov1 chromosome 20, bDroNov1.hap1, whole genome shotgun sequence genomic DNA carries:
- the CDC26 gene encoding anaphase-promoting complex subunit CDC26, producing the protein MLRRKPTRLELKLDDIEEFESIRKDLESRKKQREDAEVAAAGEEAAVALGADHKSREQIINDRIGYKPQPKAGGRAAHFGTFEF; encoded by the exons atgCTGCGGCGGAAGCCGACGCggctggagctgaagctggaCGATATCGAGGAGTTCGAGAGCATCCGGAAGGACCTGGAg AGCCGCAAGAAGCAGCGGGAGGACGCGGAGGTGGCGGCGGCCGGCGAGGAGGCCGCCGTCGCGCTGGGCGCCGACCACAAGAGCCGGGAGCAGATCATCAACGACCGCATCGGCTACAAGCCGCAGCCCAaggccggcggccgcgccgcccacTTCGGCACCTTCGAGTTCTAG